From Streptomyces zhihengii, the proteins below share one genomic window:
- a CDS encoding FG-GAP and VCBS repeat-containing protein, which translates to MNRPTRPRPRAARRRTALAASAVVLAAATLGLAPGATAAAAACSGTESDFNGDGIRDTAIADPEATVTGHARAGLVRIVYGGGKGTYELSQDSPNIPGGAEEGDRYGFALAVYDADLDGCADLAVGAPYEDISTNADAGSVHIVYGSAAGFNGGKVPKEHLQGAGTTIGGAAEPGDWLGYALVAGKTSAGTPYLVAGVPGESIGSPAVEDAGGFVYIHGTAQTVVGVISQNVETGGAVPGVAETDDRFGASLTSTPTHFAVGTPGEAIGTVPFAGGVAVFSHTLASGYPKPLLGLSQDADTVAGAEEAGDGFGTALAMVPYRPSGATSTTEVLLAIGSPGEDLSTTVDAGAVQIFRINASGGFSETMWVEQNTADVEQEGEAGDFFGQRLAAVNTSPNTTTTGTTARLAIGVPGEESAEEHREKGGVHIVPMVGAPGTSDAWIDPGWGVPGEPAPLQLAGLSLSGSTAGLYVGMPYGPAAGHSVHLFPWNTANGGAPSQSFRPGEGGIPAGDTAFGATVR; encoded by the coding sequence ATGAACCGACCGACCCGCCCGCGCCCGCGGGCGGCACGACGGCGGACTGCGCTCGCCGCGAGCGCCGTCGTCCTCGCCGCCGCCACGCTCGGGCTCGCGCCCGGCGCGACGGCGGCGGCCGCCGCCTGCTCCGGCACCGAGTCCGACTTCAACGGCGACGGCATCCGCGACACCGCCATCGCCGACCCGGAGGCCACCGTCACCGGGCACGCCCGTGCCGGACTCGTCCGGATCGTCTACGGCGGCGGCAAGGGCACCTACGAACTCAGCCAGGACTCTCCCAACATCCCCGGCGGCGCCGAGGAGGGAGACCGGTACGGCTTCGCCCTCGCGGTCTACGACGCCGACCTCGACGGCTGCGCCGACCTCGCGGTGGGCGCTCCCTACGAGGACATCTCCACCAACGCCGACGCCGGTTCGGTCCACATCGTCTACGGCTCCGCCGCGGGCTTCAACGGCGGCAAGGTGCCCAAGGAGCACCTCCAGGGCGCCGGCACCACCATCGGCGGCGCCGCCGAACCCGGCGACTGGCTCGGCTACGCGCTCGTCGCCGGCAAGACCTCGGCGGGCACGCCGTACCTCGTCGCCGGCGTGCCGGGCGAGTCCATCGGCAGCCCTGCCGTCGAGGACGCGGGCGGCTTCGTCTACATCCACGGCACCGCGCAGACGGTCGTCGGCGTGATCAGCCAGAACGTGGAGACCGGGGGCGCGGTGCCCGGCGTCGCGGAGACCGACGACCGGTTCGGCGCCTCCCTCACGTCCACCCCCACGCACTTCGCCGTCGGCACCCCCGGCGAGGCCATCGGCACCGTGCCGTTCGCCGGCGGGGTCGCGGTCTTCAGCCACACGCTGGCCTCCGGATACCCGAAGCCGCTCCTCGGACTGTCACAGGACGCGGACACCGTCGCCGGCGCCGAGGAGGCGGGCGACGGCTTCGGCACCGCGCTGGCGATGGTCCCCTACCGGCCCTCGGGCGCGACCTCGACCACCGAGGTCCTGCTCGCCATCGGCAGCCCCGGCGAGGACCTGTCGACGACCGTGGACGCCGGAGCCGTGCAGATCTTCCGGATCAACGCGAGCGGCGGGTTCAGCGAGACCATGTGGGTCGAGCAGAACACCGCCGACGTCGAGCAGGAGGGCGAGGCGGGCGACTTCTTCGGCCAGCGTCTCGCCGCCGTCAACACCTCCCCGAACACCACCACCACGGGCACGACGGCGCGCCTGGCGATCGGTGTGCCCGGCGAGGAGTCGGCCGAGGAGCACCGCGAGAAGGGCGGCGTCCACATCGTCCCGATGGTCGGCGCCCCCGGCACGTCCGACGCGTGGATCGACCCGGGCTGGGGCGTCCCCGGCGAGCCCGCACCGCTCCAGCTCGCCGGACTGAGCCTCTCGGGATCGACGGCGGGTCTGTACGTCGGCATGCCGTACGGCCCCGCCGCCGGCCATTCCGTCCACCTCTTCCCCTGGAACACCGCCAACGGCGGTGCCCCCAGCCAGTCGTTCAGGCCGGGCGAAGGCGGCATCCCCGCGGGCGACACCGCCTTCGGCGCCACGGTCCGCTGA
- a CDS encoding polymorphic toxin-type HINT domain-containing protein, with protein MTIALTGSSVQAMPLTLEEQVRGRPGVQDFGDPVEGRDAKAAPRRADAARKAAVTALDKAVWPGDGSAELAVAASGKEKVVGGLPVTVTSVPVRAAKSARAAAAASPAEVRVDVLPGKRAGELGAGAVLRVERSDAGAKAAPVRLTVDYSSFAEGYGGSYASRLRLVQLPACAAVAVPGSAGCPELPKPLATVNDPEARTVSASVTAAPAQAAGASTMAAEAAPLVALAAGPSSGQGSYKATSLAPASSWSVANSSGGFSWNYPMRTVPTPGGLSPTVGLGYSSQSADGRTAVTNNQGSWVGEGFSYDAGFIERRYKPCSDDGHESSGEQCWAFDNASIMLNGTSSELIKDDDSGAWKFASDDGTKVEKLTGASNGDDNGEHWKVTTADGTQYWFGLNRLPGYTDGKETTGSTWTVPVFGDDSGEPCYNATFTSAHCKQAWRWSLDYVKDTHGNVMSYFYAPETNYYALNGKTDVNGTAYHRGGWLKRIDYGQRDGQVYAAKAPARVVFETAERCLPTSDFDCAESKRTKANAARWPDTPVDQECKADTKCTVGQTFWTTKRLTGITTQMRKSATEYQDVDAWSFTHLFTDNGDDSKTLWLSKLEHEGRVGTAAKLPALELFGEQLVNRVDAIGDNIAPFHRYRLAAVVSETGAQLDVNYAPTECSKASLPKPGESVKRCYPVKWAPPGTIEPITDWFHKYVVAEIVETDRTGGGDSLVTRYDYKGDAAWRKAKPDGITEDKYLTWGGWQGYGKVTVTSGSADVQSTRVDYTYLQGMDGDKDPDGGNRSVKVKDSTGAEFTDAEEFTGHQLEAQTWNGDKVVSKVIGTPWKVNTATQTRSWGTTHASIVRTETERGFELRSGGSWLESKTVTKYDTANGTGRVTEVDDQGDVSTSSDDTCTRTWYADNLSANLLTLPSRSESVGVKCSATPDRKTQVHADERTSYDNKAFGEAPTRGLATTTERLTAHNGTTGTYQVTGTTTYDGFGRPLSQKDASGAETKTSYTDVNGLISQTKNTNALNHVTTTDYVPAWGMSAGQTDANGKRTDLAYDGLGRLTSVWLPDRAKTQTPSIKYSYNVRRDKVTAIRTEKIENDGSYGSEYELFDSLLRPRQLQTEGPKGTRMVADAFYDGTGKVKQTNATYNAAGAASDELLIVRNGEVGQQSLLRYDGLGRPTAQIMAVSGAEQWRTTTSYDGERTTVDPPQGGVPTTSISDARGNTKEIWHYKGDSPNPLLGYDVTKYTFTPKSQLETVTDAKGNVWRYEYDLLGRKTKSVDPDAGTSTTQYDGLDRPVSAIDGRGKKISTVYDKLGRPLSTWQGEANTGTRLTETRYDKAGMLGQPYADLSYVSPTEYFATVTQTWDDLYRPLRTDYVVPASQGALAGTYSFTSAYNRDGTVQSSGLPAAGGLAGEVLVSEYDELQRPTTLTGATPYVTNTVYSNKSLVQQYELNTGGKKVWQTFDYETGTNRLKRMVVDVYGAPAPVKEANYSYDQAGNVLSIADTSNTASPDVQCFGYDARKRLAEAWTPAATVAEAAGSGSTGSVAPLDGSGPAACQAAPGAKALGGPAPYWKSYVTDAIGNRTSETVHDTGLNPAKNITRTFTYGGAGALGDGPHQVTKVVENTPTGDRQSSYEYDDSGNTTKRTIGGNAQTLEWTADGKLAKAKEANGSETTYLYDSAGNRVQRKDTTGTTVYLPNTELKLSADGAKKTATRYYAHAGQTIAVRTDDGTVSFVASDHHGTGEVAVDAVTGSVSQRRFDPYGVERGTATGTWPGEKGYVGGTIDKSTGLTHLGAREYDAVIGKFISVDPLIDYTQPQQINGYAYANNTPVTHADPSGMAIPECMQGLIECRGGLPVPSKDRNPTYQEEKAVSGAETNLAGAQGQQTAAKQRIKSAGKALVKIARDILGVDAALDCVSSGDMGACGETLLNIAGSFAGGLAGKILAKYGAPWNWAKGAKLAKRVVNLVGDLVGGVKDLWKASKAVDKAKDGVSKAKDALAAAKKKAAAALKKKPKCHSFLPGTQVLLADGTTKAIEEVALGDKVTVTDSETGKTTVREVAGTIVTEDDKHFVDLTVLGGAGVPEALISTTTHPFWVQSEGRWIEAGDLRPGMELRTPDGDAVKVTDTRYFDERQRTHDLTVTGIHAYYVLAGSTPLLVHNCDGAGDVPSPRRFTSDDPDVAELANAIEERYPGHVVDVNHTRDGVEIDIETRNAIIEVKGGNGSGLTKQIERRQGPSAINPQGKPVFGYARNMGVASKSINAAGGVAAGGRQSSLEDLLEVLRP; from the coding sequence GTGACGATCGCTCTGACCGGTTCCTCGGTGCAGGCGATGCCGCTGACCCTGGAGGAGCAGGTCCGGGGTCGTCCCGGTGTGCAGGACTTCGGTGATCCGGTCGAGGGCCGGGACGCGAAGGCGGCGCCGCGGCGTGCCGATGCGGCGCGGAAGGCGGCCGTCACGGCGCTGGACAAGGCGGTCTGGCCGGGCGACGGCAGCGCGGAGCTGGCCGTTGCGGCTTCGGGCAAGGAGAAGGTGGTCGGCGGTCTGCCGGTCACCGTCACATCCGTGCCGGTGAGGGCGGCGAAGTCGGCCCGTGCTGCTGCGGCTGCGTCGCCCGCCGAGGTGCGGGTGGATGTGCTGCCGGGGAAGCGGGCCGGTGAGCTGGGCGCGGGTGCGGTGCTGCGGGTGGAGCGTTCGGACGCGGGGGCGAAGGCTGCTCCGGTCCGGCTGACCGTGGACTACTCGTCGTTCGCGGAGGGGTACGGCGGCTCGTATGCGTCGCGGCTGCGGTTGGTGCAGTTGCCGGCGTGTGCGGCGGTCGCGGTGCCGGGCAGCGCCGGGTGTCCGGAGCTGCCGAAGCCTCTGGCGACGGTGAACGATCCCGAGGCGCGCACGGTGTCGGCGTCGGTGACGGCGGCTCCTGCGCAGGCGGCGGGCGCGTCGACGATGGCGGCCGAGGCCGCGCCGCTGGTGGCGCTGGCGGCGGGTCCGTCGTCGGGCCAGGGTTCCTACAAGGCGACGTCCCTGGCTCCTGCGTCGAGCTGGAGCGTCGCCAATTCCAGTGGCGGGTTCAGCTGGAACTATCCGATGCGGACGGTTCCGACGCCGGGTGGTCTGTCGCCGACGGTGGGTCTGGGGTATTCGTCGCAGTCGGCGGACGGCCGGACGGCGGTGACGAACAACCAGGGTTCCTGGGTCGGTGAGGGTTTCTCGTACGACGCGGGGTTCATCGAGCGCCGTTACAAGCCCTGTTCCGATGACGGGCACGAGTCGTCGGGTGAGCAGTGCTGGGCGTTCGACAATGCCTCGATCATGCTCAACGGGACGTCGAGTGAGCTGATCAAGGACGACGATTCCGGGGCGTGGAAGTTCGCTTCGGACGACGGTACGAAGGTCGAGAAGCTCACGGGTGCGTCGAACGGTGACGACAACGGTGAGCACTGGAAGGTCACGACGGCCGACGGTACGCAGTACTGGTTCGGGCTGAACCGGCTGCCGGGGTACACGGACGGCAAGGAGACGACCGGTTCGACGTGGACCGTGCCGGTGTTCGGTGACGACTCCGGGGAGCCGTGCTACAACGCGACGTTCACCAGTGCGCACTGCAAGCAGGCGTGGCGGTGGAGTCTTGACTATGTCAAGGACACGCACGGCAATGTGATGTCGTACTTCTACGCGCCGGAGACGAACTACTACGCGCTGAACGGGAAGACGGACGTCAACGGTACGGCGTATCACCGTGGCGGCTGGCTGAAGCGGATCGACTACGGTCAGCGTGACGGTCAGGTGTATGCGGCGAAGGCGCCGGCGCGGGTGGTGTTCGAGACCGCGGAGCGTTGTCTTCCGACGTCGGATTTCGATTGTGCGGAGTCGAAGCGGACGAAGGCGAACGCGGCGCGGTGGCCGGACACTCCGGTGGATCAGGAGTGCAAGGCCGATACGAAGTGCACGGTCGGGCAGACGTTCTGGACGACGAAGCGGCTGACGGGCATCACGACCCAGATGCGCAAGAGTGCGACCGAGTACCAGGATGTGGATGCGTGGTCGTTCACGCATCTGTTCACGGACAACGGTGACGACTCGAAGACGCTGTGGCTGTCGAAGCTGGAGCACGAGGGCCGGGTGGGGACGGCGGCGAAGCTGCCGGCGCTGGAGCTGTTCGGTGAGCAGCTGGTCAACCGGGTGGATGCGATCGGTGACAACATCGCGCCGTTCCACCGCTACCGCCTCGCCGCTGTGGTGAGTGAGACGGGCGCGCAGCTCGATGTGAACTACGCGCCGACCGAGTGCTCGAAGGCGTCGCTGCCGAAGCCGGGTGAGTCGGTGAAGCGGTGTTATCCGGTGAAGTGGGCGCCGCCGGGGACGATCGAGCCGATCACGGACTGGTTCCACAAGTACGTGGTCGCGGAGATCGTGGAGACGGACCGCACCGGTGGTGGCGACTCCCTGGTCACCCGCTACGACTACAAGGGTGACGCGGCCTGGCGGAAGGCGAAGCCGGACGGGATCACCGAGGACAAGTACCTCACCTGGGGTGGCTGGCAGGGCTACGGCAAGGTCACCGTCACCTCGGGCAGTGCCGATGTCCAGTCCACCCGCGTCGACTACACCTATCTCCAGGGCATGGACGGGGACAAGGACCCGGACGGCGGCAACCGCTCCGTCAAGGTCAAGGACTCGACCGGCGCGGAGTTCACGGACGCGGAGGAGTTCACCGGGCACCAGCTGGAGGCCCAGACCTGGAACGGCGACAAGGTCGTCTCCAAGGTCATCGGCACTCCGTGGAAGGTGAACACCGCCACGCAGACGCGCAGTTGGGGTACGACCCACGCGTCGATCGTGCGCACCGAGACCGAGCGCGGCTTCGAGCTGCGGTCCGGTGGGTCGTGGCTGGAGTCGAAGACGGTCACGAAGTACGACACGGCCAACGGCACCGGCCGGGTGACCGAGGTCGACGACCAGGGCGATGTCTCCACCTCGTCCGACGACACCTGCACGCGCACCTGGTACGCCGACAATCTCTCCGCCAACCTGCTCACGCTGCCGTCGCGCAGCGAGTCGGTGGGCGTGAAGTGTTCGGCGACGCCGGACCGCAAGACGCAGGTCCACGCCGACGAGCGCACGTCCTACGACAACAAGGCGTTCGGCGAGGCCCCGACCCGGGGTCTGGCGACCACGACCGAGCGGCTGACCGCGCACAACGGCACCACCGGCACCTACCAGGTCACCGGCACCACGACCTACGACGGTTTCGGGCGGCCGCTGTCGCAGAAGGACGCGTCGGGGGCCGAGACCAAGACGTCGTACACGGACGTCAACGGCCTGATCTCGCAGACGAAGAACACCAACGCGCTGAACCACGTCACCACCACGGACTACGTCCCGGCGTGGGGCATGTCGGCCGGTCAGACCGACGCCAACGGCAAGCGCACCGACCTCGCCTACGACGGACTGGGCCGCCTGACCTCGGTCTGGCTGCCGGACCGGGCGAAGACGCAGACGCCGTCCATCAAGTACTCCTACAACGTCCGGCGTGACAAGGTCACGGCGATCCGGACGGAGAAGATCGAGAACGACGGCTCCTACGGCTCCGAGTACGAGCTGTTCGACAGCCTGCTGCGCCCGCGTCAGCTCCAGACCGAGGGCCCGAAGGGCACCCGGATGGTGGCGGACGCCTTCTACGACGGCACGGGCAAGGTCAAGCAGACCAATGCCACCTACAACGCGGCGGGAGCGGCGTCGGACGAGCTGCTGATCGTCCGCAACGGCGAGGTCGGCCAGCAGTCGCTGCTGCGGTACGACGGTCTCGGCCGTCCGACCGCGCAGATCATGGCCGTCTCGGGCGCCGAGCAGTGGCGCACCACGACGAGCTACGACGGCGAGCGCACCACGGTCGACCCGCCGCAGGGCGGTGTCCCGACGACGTCGATCAGCGACGCCCGGGGCAACACGAAGGAGATCTGGCACTACAAGGGCGACTCCCCGAACCCGCTGCTGGGTTACGACGTCACCAAGTACACCTTCACACCGAAGAGCCAGCTGGAGACCGTCACCGACGCCAAGGGCAACGTGTGGCGCTACGAGTACGACCTGCTGGGCCGCAAGACCAAGAGCGTGGACCCCGACGCGGGGACGTCGACGACGCAGTACGACGGGCTCGACCGACCCGTCTCGGCCATCGATGGTCGCGGGAAGAAGATCTCCACGGTCTACGACAAGCTGGGCCGGCCCCTGTCGACCTGGCAGGGCGAGGCGAACACGGGGACCCGGTTGACGGAGACCCGGTACGACAAGGCCGGCATGCTCGGGCAGCCGTATGCGGACCTGAGCTATGTCTCGCCGACGGAGTACTTCGCGACGGTCACGCAAACGTGGGACGACCTCTACAGGCCCCTGCGGACGGACTACGTGGTGCCGGCGTCCCAGGGAGCGCTGGCGGGGACCTACTCGTTCACCTCGGCCTACAACCGGGACGGCACGGTGCAGTCCAGTGGTCTGCCGGCTGCCGGCGGTCTGGCCGGCGAAGTCCTCGTCAGTGAGTACGACGAGTTGCAGCGGCCGACGACCCTGACGGGTGCGACGCCGTACGTCACCAACACGGTCTACTCGAACAAGAGCCTTGTTCAACAGTACGAGCTGAACACCGGTGGCAAGAAGGTCTGGCAGACCTTCGACTACGAGACGGGCACCAACCGTCTCAAGCGCATGGTCGTGGACGTGTACGGTGCTCCGGCGCCGGTGAAGGAGGCGAACTACTCCTACGACCAGGCCGGCAACGTCCTGTCGATCGCGGACACCTCGAACACGGCCTCGCCGGACGTGCAGTGCTTCGGCTACGACGCCCGCAAGCGTCTCGCCGAGGCGTGGACACCTGCGGCCACCGTCGCCGAGGCGGCCGGCAGCGGCTCCACCGGTTCGGTTGCGCCGCTCGACGGTTCGGGCCCGGCCGCCTGTCAGGCGGCTCCCGGCGCGAAGGCGCTCGGCGGCCCGGCGCCGTACTGGAAGTCGTACGTCACCGACGCCATCGGCAACCGGACCTCGGAGACGGTGCACGACACCGGGCTGAACCCGGCGAAGAACATCACCCGCACCTTCACCTACGGCGGCGCGGGCGCGCTCGGCGACGGACCGCACCAGGTCACCAAGGTCGTCGAGAACACCCCGACCGGCGACCGGCAGTCCAGCTACGAGTACGACGACTCCGGCAACACCACCAAGCGCACCATCGGCGGCAACGCCCAGACGCTGGAGTGGACCGCCGACGGGAAGCTCGCCAAGGCGAAGGAGGCCAACGGCTCCGAGACGACCTACCTCTACGACAGCGCCGGCAACCGGGTCCAGCGCAAGGACACCACCGGCACCACGGTCTACCTCCCCAATACGGAGCTGAAACTCTCCGCCGACGGCGCCAAGAAGACGGCGACCCGCTACTACGCCCACGCCGGGCAGACGATCGCCGTGCGGACGGACGACGGCACCGTGTCGTTCGTCGCGTCGGATCACCACGGCACCGGCGAGGTCGCAGTCGACGCCGTGACCGGTTCTGTGTCCCAGCGCCGCTTCGATCCCTACGGTGTCGAACGGGGCACGGCGACCGGGACCTGGCCGGGCGAGAAGGGCTATGTCGGCGGCACCATCGACAAGTCGACCGGGCTGACCCATCTCGGCGCACGCGAGTACGACGCGGTGATCGGCAAGTTCATCTCCGTCGACCCGCTGATCGACTACACCCAGCCGCAGCAGATCAACGGCTACGCGTACGCCAACAACACCCCGGTCACCCACGCCGACCCGAGCGGCATGGCGATCCCGGAGTGCATGCAGGGCCTGATCGAGTGCCGCGGCGGTCTCCCCGTCCCCAGCAAGGACAGGAACCCGACCTACCAGGAGGAGAAGGCCGTCTCCGGGGCGGAGACCAACCTGGCCGGGGCGCAGGGCCAGCAGACGGCGGCCAAGCAGCGGATCAAGTCCGCGGGCAAGGCGCTCGTCAAGATCGCCCGGGACATCCTGGGTGTGGACGCCGCTCTCGACTGTGTCTCCAGCGGTGACATGGGCGCGTGCGGTGAGACGCTGCTGAACATCGCGGGCAGCTTCGCCGGCGGTCTCGCCGGCAAGATCCTCGCCAAGTACGGCGCACCGTGGAACTGGGCCAAGGGCGCCAAACTCGCCAAGCGGGTCGTCAATCTCGTCGGCGACCTGGTCGGCGGGGTGAAGGACCTCTGGAAGGCCAGCAAGGCCGTCGACAAGGCCAAGGACGGCGTTTCCAAGGCCAAGGACGCACTGGCCGCGGCCAAGAAAAAGGCAGCGGCGGCGCTCAAGAAGAAGCCGAAGTGCCACAGCTTCCTGCCGGGTACGCAGGTGCTCCTGGCCGATGGAACCACCAAGGCGATCGAAGAGGTTGCTCTCGGAGACAAGGTGACGGTCACCGACTCCGAGACCGGTAAGACCACGGTCAGGGAGGTCGCCGGCACGATCGTCACTGAGGACGACAAGCACTTCGTCGATCTGACGGTCCTCGGCGGGGCGGGAGTGCCCGAGGCGCTCATCTCCACCACGACCCACCCGTTCTGGGTGCAGTCCGAAGGGCGGTGGATCGAGGCGGGTGATCTCCGACCCGGCATGGAGCTGCGTACTCCGGACGGCGACGCCGTAAAGGTCACGGACACCCGCTACTTCGACGAGCGTCAGCGGACCCACGACCTCACCGTCACGGGTATTCACGCGTACTACGTCCTGGCCGGCTCGACCCCGCTCCTCGTGCACAACTGCGACGGGGCAGGGGATGTTCCATCTCCGCGACGCTTCACGTCGGACGACCCCGACGTGGCAGAGCTGGCGAACGCCATCGAGGAGCGCTACCCCGGACACGTCGTCGACGTGAACCACACGAGGGACGGTGTCGAGATCGACATCGAGACCAGGAACGCCATCATCGAGGTCAAGGGAGGCAACGGGTCGGGTCTGACCAAGCAGATCGAGCGTCGGCAAGGACCGTCGGCGATCAATCCGCAGGGCAAACCCGTCTTCGGCTATGCGAGGAACATGGGCGTAGCATCCAAGTCCATCAATGCCGCAGGAGGCGTCGCCGCCGGTGGCAGGCAGAGTTCACTGGAAGATCTCCTGGAAGTGCTGAGGCCGTAG